One genomic window of Indioceanicola profundi includes the following:
- a CDS encoding ABC transporter transmembrane domain-containing protein: MPFLSPYRMQMAGAALALIVAAGTVLSLPKGLQYLIDRGVAAGNVELLNQSLLWLLLVIALSAASTFARFYLVSWIGERVVADIRKRVFDHMVSLSPAFFETTRTSEIQSRLTTDTTLLQVVVGSTVSIALRNALLLIGGIALLLITSPRLTGMVLLVVPLVVAPIVIFGRQVRQLSRASQDRIADVGHWVDQVLSGIRTVQAYGREEMERGRFAGAVEDAVAVSLKRVKARAWLTMLVIMLVFGAIGFVLWMGGHDVIAGRISAGELSAFIFYAVLVAGSVGALSEVSSDLARAAGATERLFDLLSTRSDIQAPANPLPLPRPVRGEVRFEQVVFHYPSRPKDAALTGFDLSVAPGETVALVGPSGAGKSTVLQLLLRFYDPQGGQVLLDGVDIRQTHPQDLRSRIGLVPQDPVIFSTNAWENIRYGRPEATDEEVREACRAAHALEFLEALPEGLDTFLGEKGVRLSGGQRQRIAIARAILRNPPVLLLDEATSALDAESERWVQDALEKLMVGRTTLIIAHRLATVLNADRIAVMDAGRVIATGTHQELIAQGGLYARLAALQFDSNRPDENAGWARQAGD, translated from the coding sequence ATGCCGTTCCTGTCGCCCTACAGGATGCAGATGGCGGGCGCCGCCCTGGCGCTGATCGTGGCCGCCGGCACGGTGCTGAGCCTGCCCAAGGGGCTGCAATATCTGATCGACCGCGGCGTGGCGGCCGGGAATGTGGAGTTGCTGAACCAGTCGCTGCTCTGGCTGCTGCTGGTGATCGCCCTTTCCGCCGCCTCCACCTTCGCCCGCTTCTATCTGGTCTCCTGGATCGGGGAGCGGGTGGTGGCCGACATCCGCAAGCGGGTGTTCGACCATATGGTCAGCCTGTCCCCGGCCTTCTTCGAGACCACGCGGACCTCGGAGATCCAGTCGCGCCTCACCACCGACACCACCCTGTTGCAGGTGGTGGTGGGCTCCACCGTCTCCATCGCCCTGCGCAACGCGCTGCTGCTGATCGGCGGGATCGCGCTGCTGCTGATCACCAGCCCCAGGCTGACCGGCATGGTGCTGCTGGTGGTGCCCCTGGTGGTCGCGCCCATCGTGATCTTCGGCCGGCAGGTCCGCCAGCTTTCCCGCGCCAGCCAGGACCGCATCGCCGATGTGGGCCACTGGGTGGATCAGGTGCTGTCCGGCATCCGCACCGTCCAGGCCTATGGGCGGGAGGAGATGGAGCGCGGCCGCTTCGCCGGGGCCGTGGAGGATGCGGTCGCCGTGTCGCTGAAGCGGGTCAAGGCGCGGGCCTGGCTGACCATGCTGGTCATCATGCTCGTGTTCGGGGCCATCGGCTTCGTGCTGTGGATGGGCGGGCATGACGTCATCGCCGGCCGGATTTCCGCCGGCGAGCTGTCGGCCTTCATCTTCTATGCTGTGCTGGTCGCCGGTTCCGTCGGCGCCCTGTCGGAGGTGTCCAGCGACCTGGCCCGCGCGGCGGGCGCGACGGAGCGGCTGTTCGACCTGCTCTCCACCCGCTCCGACATCCAGGCCCCGGCCAACCCGCTTCCCCTGCCCCGCCCGGTGCGCGGGGAGGTGCGGTTCGAGCAGGTGGTGTTCCACTATCCCTCCCGCCCGAAGGACGCGGCCCTGACCGGCTTCGACCTGTCCGTCGCGCCGGGGGAGACGGTGGCGCTGGTGGGGCCCAGCGGGGCCGGCAAGAGCACGGTGCTGCAACTGCTGCTGCGCTTCTACGACCCGCAGGGCGGGCAGGTGCTGCTGGACGGCGTCGATATCCGCCAGACCCATCCGCAGGATTTGCGCAGCCGCATCGGGCTGGTGCCGCAGGACCCGGTCATCTTCTCCACCAACGCCTGGGAGAACATCCGCTACGGCCGGCCCGAGGCCACGGACGAGGAGGTGCGGGAGGCCTGCCGCGCCGCCCATGCGCTGGAGTTCCTGGAGGCGCTGCCGGAAGGGCTGGACACCTTCCTGGGCGAGAAGGGCGTGCGCCTGTCCGGCGGCCAGCGCCAGCGCATCGCCATCGCCCGCGCCATCCTGCGCAACCCGCCGGTCCTTCTGCTGGACGAGGCGACCTCCGCCCTGGACGCCGAGTCGGAGCGCTGGGTGCAGGATGCGCTGGAAAAGCTGATGGTGGGCCGCACCACCCTGATCATCGCGCACCGGCTGGCCACGGTGCTGAACGCCGACCGCATCGCCGTGATGGATGCCGGCCGCGTCATCGCCACCGGCACGCATCAGGAGCTGATCGCCCAGGGCGGGCTCTATGCCCGTCTGGCCGCGCTCCAGTTCGACTCCAACCGCCCGGATGAAAATGCCGGCTGGGCGCGTCAGGCGGGGGATTGA
- the rpmE gene encoding 50S ribosomal protein L31 gives MKTDIHPDYHEITVVMTDGTSFQTRSTMGKAGDTLRLDIDPKSHPAWTGVQKLLDTGGQVAKFNKRFSGFGIK, from the coding sequence ATGAAGACCGACATCCATCCCGATTATCATGAGATCACCGTCGTCATGACCGACGGGACCTCCTTCCAGACCCGCTCCACCATGGGCAAGGCCGGCGACACGCTGCGCCTGGACATCGATCCGAAGTCCCACCCGGCCTGGACGGGCGTGCAGAAGCTGCTCGACACCGGCGGGCAGGTCGCGAAGTTCAACAAGCGCTTCTCCGGCTTCGGCATTAAGTAA
- a CDS encoding DUF1465 family protein, whose product MNGPTAFFNRTYDEAMSLLVETRNYIAYQEPIDQRSLPPALRLQVSYESMRVTSRLTQVMAWLLAQRAAHAGEMSAEQAASEEFALSGGPVCTDESGSDNEDLPSGLRSLLARSHSLYMRVDRLGEMVRKAVA is encoded by the coding sequence GTGAACGGACCGACAGCGTTCTTCAACAGGACCTATGATGAAGCCATGTCGCTGCTGGTGGAAACCCGCAACTACATCGCCTATCAGGAGCCTATCGACCAGCGGTCCCTGCCGCCGGCGCTGCGCCTCCAGGTCAGCTATGAGAGCATGCGGGTCACCAGCCGCCTGACCCAGGTGATGGCGTGGTTGCTGGCGCAACGCGCCGCGCATGCGGGCGAGATGTCGGCGGAGCAGGCCGCGTCGGAGGAGTTCGCCCTGTCCGGCGGGCCCGTCTGCACCGATGAATCGGGCTCCGACAATGAGGATCTGCCGAGCGGCCTCCGCTCCCTGCTGGCACGCAGCCACAGCCTATACATGCGCGTGGATCGACTGGGCGAGATGGTGCGCAAGGCCGTCGCCTGA
- a CDS encoding Hsp20 family protein: MRSYDLSPLFRSTVGFDRMTRLLEAALNADEAGTSYPPYNIEKLGDDQYRITMAVAGFRQEDLEITAHPNLLVIQGKSADKEGGTFLHRGIAGRAFERRFQLADHIRVVNAALENGLLHVELVREVPETLKPRTIQIQPAAAAKAIEANTGVEQKAAA; this comes from the coding sequence ATGCGTAGCTATGACCTGTCGCCCCTGTTCCGTTCCACCGTCGGCTTCGACCGCATGACCCGCCTGCTCGAGGCGGCGCTGAACGCCGATGAGGCCGGAACCAGCTATCCCCCGTACAATATCGAGAAGCTGGGCGACGACCAGTACCGGATCACCATGGCCGTGGCGGGCTTCCGCCAGGAGGACCTGGAGATCACGGCTCACCCCAACCTGCTGGTGATCCAGGGCAAGTCCGCCGATAAGGAAGGCGGCACCTTCCTGCACCGCGGCATCGCCGGCCGGGCCTTTGAGCGCCGCTTCCAGCTTGCCGACCATATCCGCGTGGTGAATGCCGCGCTGGAGAACGGTCTGCTGCATGTCGAACTGGTGCGCGAGGTGCCGGAGACGCTGAAGCCCCGGACCATCCAGATCCAGCCGGCTGCGGCCGCCAAGGCGATCGAGGCCAATACCGGCGTCGAGCAGAAGGCTGCGGCCTGA
- a CDS encoding sigma-70 family RNA polymerase sigma factor, which yields MDEADDLVQDSLVRALSRRDLFEPGTNLRSWLLTIMHNVHANEVRRRVARPDPVDVDSLKHKLGYPSTQDDRVLLRDVVRGLAALPKDQRRVVLLVAIAGLKYEEVARVVDVPPGTVMSRVSRARDTLRRRLTPEEETVGA from the coding sequence ATGGATGAGGCCGACGATCTGGTGCAGGACAGCCTGGTACGGGCGCTGTCCCGGCGGGACCTGTTCGAGCCGGGAACGAATCTGCGGTCCTGGCTTCTGACCATCATGCACAATGTCCATGCCAACGAGGTGCGGCGGCGCGTGGCGCGTCCCGACCCTGTCGACGTGGACAGCCTCAAGCACAAGCTGGGATACCCTTCCACCCAGGACGACCGGGTCCTGCTGCGGGATGTGGTGCGCGGGCTGGCCGCCCTGCCCAAGGATCAGCGTCGGGTGGTGCTGCTGGTCGCCATCGCCGGCCTGAAATATGAAGAGGTCGCGCGTGTCGTCGATGTGCCGCCCGGCACCGTCATGTCCCGCGTGTCCCGCGCCCGCGACACCCTGCGCCGTCGCTTGACTCCCGAGGAGGAGACGGTTGGGGCATGA